A region of Jannaschia sp. W003 DNA encodes the following proteins:
- the mutL gene encoding DNA mismatch repair endonuclease MutL, which yields MNRPARIPRPIRQLAEAAVNRIAAGEVLERPASAVKELVENALDAGAARVLVEIEDGGRALVRVTDDGHGIPASDLALALTRHATSKLDGDDLLAIHHFGFRGEALASLAAVGRLRVTSRAAGAAEAAEIRAVAGRVEAVRPAALGAGTVVELRDLFFATPARLKFLRSARAETGAVTDALRRLAMARPDVAFTLREGERTLLRADAAGEDAVLGRLAAILGADFAGNQIAVDAEREGFRLRGHAGLPTFARGNAQHQFLYVNGRPVRDPMLGGALRAAYADVLPRGRHAVAALFLQCDMRAVDVNVHPAKTEVRFREPGVPRGLIVSALRHALAEHGHRSSTTVGDALLGTARPERPVAPRYQMDRPSAGARTAAYAGQAPMPGLAEASARYEAAPAETETDPEAYPLGAARAQLHENWIVAQTADGLVIVDAHAAHERLNYERLKGEAHGKGIAAQSLLLPEVVELGERATPLLALDLAPLGLDLEAFGPGAVMVRATPAILGPCDAAALVRDVADALEEGDDEALTLRGRIDAVLSRMACHGSVRTGRRMSAPEMNALLRDMERTPRSGQCNHGRPTYVTLKLGDIERLFGR from the coding sequence GTGAACCGGCCAGCCCGCATCCCTCGACCGATCCGCCAGCTGGCCGAGGCGGCCGTGAACCGCATCGCCGCCGGCGAGGTGCTGGAGCGGCCCGCCTCGGCCGTGAAGGAGCTGGTCGAGAACGCCCTCGACGCCGGCGCCGCCCGCGTGCTGGTCGAGATCGAGGACGGAGGGCGCGCGCTCGTGCGCGTCACCGACGACGGGCACGGGATTCCCGCCTCCGACCTCGCTCTCGCTCTCACGCGCCACGCCACGTCGAAGCTCGACGGCGACGACCTCCTCGCGATCCACCACTTCGGTTTCCGCGGCGAGGCGCTGGCCTCGCTCGCCGCCGTGGGCCGCCTGCGCGTCACCAGCCGCGCCGCGGGCGCCGCCGAGGCCGCCGAGATCCGCGCGGTCGCGGGCCGGGTGGAAGCGGTGCGCCCCGCGGCCCTGGGTGCGGGCACCGTGGTGGAGCTGCGCGACCTCTTCTTCGCCACCCCCGCGCGGCTCAAGTTCCTGCGCTCGGCCCGCGCCGAGACCGGCGCCGTCACGGATGCCCTGCGCCGCCTCGCCATGGCGAGGCCGGACGTCGCCTTCACCCTGCGCGAGGGCGAGCGCACGCTCCTGCGCGCCGACGCCGCCGGCGAGGATGCCGTGCTGGGCCGCCTCGCCGCGATTCTCGGGGCGGACTTCGCGGGCAACCAGATCGCCGTGGACGCGGAGCGCGAGGGCTTCCGCCTCCGGGGCCACGCCGGGCTGCCCACCTTCGCGCGGGGCAACGCGCAACACCAGTTCCTCTACGTGAACGGCCGCCCCGTGCGCGACCCGATGCTCGGCGGGGCCCTGCGCGCGGCCTACGCCGACGTCCTGCCCCGCGGCCGCCACGCGGTGGCGGCCCTGTTCCTCCAGTGCGACATGCGCGCCGTGGACGTGAACGTGCACCCCGCCAAGACCGAGGTGCGCTTCCGCGAGCCGGGCGTGCCGCGCGGGCTGATCGTCTCGGCCCTGCGCCACGCGCTCGCCGAGCACGGGCACCGATCGAGCACCACCGTGGGCGACGCCCTCCTCGGCACCGCGCGCCCCGAGCGCCCCGTCGCGCCGCGCTACCAGATGGACCGCCCCTCGGCGGGGGCGCGCACTGCTGCCTACGCCGGCCAGGCCCCGATGCCCGGCCTCGCCGAGGCGTCGGCCCGCTACGAGGCCGCCCCCGCCGAGACGGAGACGGACCCCGAGGCCTACCCCCTCGGCGCCGCGCGCGCCCAGCTCCACGAGAACTGGATCGTCGCCCAGACCGCCGACGGCCTCGTGATCGTCGACGCCCATGCCGCCCACGAGCGCCTCAACTACGAGCGGCTGAAGGGCGAGGCTCATGGCAAGGGCATTGCCGCCCAGAGCCTCCTCCTGCCCGAGGTGGTGGAGCTGGGCGAGCGGGCCACTCCCCTCCTCGCCCTCGACCTCGCCCCCCTCGGGCTGGATCTGGAGGCCTTCGGCCCCGGCGCGGTGATGGTGCGCGCCACCCCGGCGATCCTTGGTCCCTGTGACGCCGCCGCCCTCGTGCGTGACGTGGCCGACGCGCTGGAGGAGGGCGACGACGAGGCGCTGACCCTCCGGGGCCGCATCGACGCGGTGCTCTCGCGCATGGCCTGCCATGGCTCGGTGCGCACCGGCCGGCGCATGTCCGCGCCCGAGATGAACGCACTCCTGCGCGACATGGAGCGCACGCCCCGCTCGGGCCAG